A part of Nitrospinaceae bacterium genomic DNA contains:
- a CDS encoding amidase: protein MSSRELCFLSVSELAEKTKAQEISPRETVEAHLAQIDELNPELNAFITVCHEEAMSAAARAEEEISGGQYRGPLHGIPIGVKDIIDTEGIRTTQGSSFYSQNVPEKDAECVRRLKEAGAIVIGKCNTHEFACGASTKNPHYGACANPWDTSRIPAGSSGGSGAAVAARMCPAALGSDTGGSIRGPAAICGVNGLKPTYGRVSLTGVYPNATSLDHIGPFARSSRDCALILQGMAGYDPADCASIDMPVPDFSAEIGGDVKGLRLVLCPDLVQIEIDKSVENAFNEAVEVLRGLGAKIDTVACSFADDLNNERLPIADAELLAVHRENIDNHPEKYGDDVRARIENARNTTLAMYFEALKKKVILIREMEALFAPYDGLLLPAYSCIGAPIDTVMATINGKQIPFLGASRPLTGPHNFTGFPSHVVPTG from the coding sequence ATGTCATCACGTGAGCTTTGCTTTCTTTCTGTCTCTGAACTGGCCGAAAAAACCAAGGCACAAGAAATATCGCCGCGCGAAACGGTGGAGGCGCATCTGGCTCAAATCGATGAACTGAATCCCGAGCTCAATGCGTTTATCACGGTGTGCCATGAAGAGGCGATGTCGGCGGCGGCCAGGGCGGAGGAGGAAATCAGCGGCGGCCAGTATCGCGGCCCGCTTCACGGCATCCCCATAGGGGTGAAGGATATTATTGATACTGAAGGAATCCGCACCACACAAGGTTCAAGTTTTTATTCTCAAAATGTTCCTGAAAAAGATGCTGAGTGCGTACGCAGGCTCAAAGAGGCGGGCGCCATAGTCATTGGAAAGTGCAACACCCATGAATTTGCCTGTGGCGCGTCAACGAAGAACCCACATTACGGCGCTTGCGCGAATCCGTGGGATACGAGTCGTATCCCGGCAGGCTCAAGCGGCGGCTCAGGGGCTGCCGTGGCGGCAAGAATGTGTCCGGCCGCCCTTGGCTCCGACACCGGGGGCTCGATTCGGGGACCTGCGGCGATTTGCGGTGTCAACGGATTAAAGCCCACATATGGCCGTGTCAGCCTCACCGGCGTTTATCCGAATGCCACGAGTCTCGATCACATCGGCCCCTTTGCCCGCTCGTCGCGGGATTGCGCCCTTATTCTGCAGGGAATGGCTGGCTACGATCCGGCGGATTGCGCCTCAATCGATATGCCGGTACCAGATTTTTCCGCCGAAATTGGGGGTGACGTAAAGGGGCTTCGGCTTGTGCTATGCCCGGACCTGGTTCAAATCGAGATTGATAAAAGCGTTGAAAATGCTTTCAACGAAGCGGTGGAGGTGCTGCGAGGTCTCGGTGCGAAAATCGACACGGTAGCCTGCTCGTTCGCCGATGATTTGAACAACGAGCGCCTGCCGATTGCCGACGCGGAACTTTTGGCGGTGCATCGGGAGAATATCGACAATCATCCTGAGAAATATGGAGACGATGTTCGCGCGCGAATTGAGAATGCCAGAAACACAACACTGGCTATGTATTTTGAGGCACTTAAGAAAAAGGTAATTCTGATCAGGGAAATGGAGGCCCTTTTTGCGCCGTATGACGGCCTGCTCCTCCCGGCGTATTCATGCATCGGAGCGCCCATCGATACCGTCATGGCGACTATCAACGGAAAACAAATTCCGTTTCTCGGGGCAAGCAGACCGCTGACCGGCCCGCATAATTTCACGGGATTTCCCAGCCATGTTGTGCCGACAGGCTT
- a CDS encoding cupin domain-containing protein, whose product MATVVKNENQDPDLVYEPGFEMHYGLTEESCGVNSVTLYRTIFPPSKKSKPHFHTNGDLIWYHLRGPKAIWHIGENREEMVTEEGDFISIPRGEIHLTINTSDTETIHGVGGYGGCGGPYQSGKVFVENE is encoded by the coding sequence ATGGCCACAGTTGTTAAGAACGAAAATCAGGATCCCGATCTTGTTTATGAACCCGGATTTGAGATGCACTATGGGCTCACGGAAGAGTCTTGCGGCGTGAACAGCGTCACCCTTTATCGAACTATTTTTCCACCGAGCAAGAAAAGCAAACCGCACTTTCACACAAACGGCGATCTCATCTGGTATCACCTCAGGGGGCCCAAAGCCATCTGGCATATCGGTGAGAATAGAGAAGAGATGGTTACCGAGGAGGGAGATTTTATTTCGATTCCCCGGGGGGAAATTCACTTGACGATTAACACGTCCGACACAGAGACCATTCATGGCGTGGGCGGCTATGGCGGTTGTGGTGGGCCTTATCAAAGCGGCAAGGTTTTTGTGGAGAACGAATAA